GGATGCCAAGGGGCGCAACCGTGAAACGGTGCAGCATGCCCGTGGTGAGGATATCACGGTGAAGTACAGCTATGACCCTGTCGGACAGGTGATGACGGTTCAGCATCCTAACGGCAGGGAGACGAAGTATGCCTACGACCTACTTGGTCGCAAACTGATGGTGAACCATCCTGATGCTGGTGAAACGGATATGACCTATGATGCGGCAGGCAACCTCCTGACGAAGCTTACGGCAGAGCTTAGGAAGTCGATATCTGACAAGGGTTACATCTCTTACACCTACGACTTCGAGCGACTCCATGAGGTACTTTATCCAGAAAACCTCTTTAATCGTGTTACTTATACCTATGGTAAGGCTGGCGATAAGTATAACCGTGCTGGTCGTCTTGCCCTCGTAGAGGATGCGAGTGGCGGTGAAGCCTACTACTACGGTCGACAGGGTGAGGTGACGAAGACTGTCCGTACAGTCATGGCGAGTGTGGCGGATATCAGGACTTATGTCTATGGTGCTACGTATGATAGCTGGAACCGTGTGCAGACGATGACTTACCCTGATGGCGAGGTGGTTACCTATCACTACAATGCTGCCGGACAGGTGGAGAGCATGACGAGCAATAAACAGGGACGTCAGAGCGTTATTGTTGACAGGATAGGTTACGACAAGGAGGGTCATACGGTCTATACGAAACTCGGTAACGGCACGGAGACTACCTATACCTACGACAAGCAGCGTGAACGTCTGCAGGTGATGAACCTTACAGCGGACGGTCAGACTGTGATGGAGAACAGGTATCGTTATGATGCTGTGGATAATATCCTCGGTATTACGAATGCTACCGACCCAACGTCGCTTACAAAACTCAATAGGGCGAAGTTAGGAGGAAGGAGTTCGCATACGTATGAGTATGACGAACTAAACCGCCTTATCCACGCAAGCGGTAAGGCTAAGCGTGCATCGTATGATATGGTGATGTCGTTCGGACGGATGAGTGAACCGCTGACAAAGGTGCAGAAGGTGGATTCAACAACAACTGCGAAGTCTTATAACTTTGCTTATAAGTACGAGGACAGTAACCATCCGACGGCTCCAACACAGATAGGTCATGACCATTACACATACGATTCCAACGGTAATCCAACACTGGTAACGAACGATTCAACCAACACTACCCGCGAGATGTACTGGGATGAAGACAACCGTCTGATGGTACTCTCTGACAATGGCAAAACGAGTCGATATACTTACAATGCTGCTGGTGAACGCATCATGAAGAGTTACGGTACGATGGAAGGTGTGTATATCAATGGTGCACCGCAGGGTATTACATTCCATGAGACGGACAACTTCACGCTTTATCCTGCAAGTATTCTCTCTGTTAACAAGAATAGATTCACGAAGCATTACTTCATTGGTGACAAACGAATCGCTTCAAGGATAGGAACGGGTCTGTTTAACAACGTTTACGGACGCAACGGTTCATACGTAACAGCTGGTCAGCAGGATTATGCTGAACGCATGAATCAGATTCAGACACAGAAGGAAGCATATTATAAGAAGGTGGGTGTAGCCCCTGGTGTACCTACAGAGAAGGGTGCGTATGGTGATCCAGAGAACACGGGTGTAGGTTATAATGCCGTCCTCACCGAACTCGGCAACCACGATGTGCCACAGGGTTGGATTCAGACTCCACATCCTAACACGACACCAGGCACCAACCCCGGTGCACCAGTCTCATGGAACGACCCAAGTAACCCTGATGACCCGCAGGCTGGTTATGGTTACATTCCCAATGATACTACGAAAGAAGAAACCTTCTTCTATCACAGTGACCACCTTGGCAGTACGTCTTACATCACAGATGATAAAGCCAACATCACGCAATATGATGCATATCTTCCATACGGTGAACTGTTAGTTGACGAGCATAGTAGCAGCGAAGACCTGCCGTATAAGTTCAACGGCAAGCAGTTCGATGAGGAGACCGGTCTGTACTATTATGGTGCAAGGTACATGAACCCGATAGCAAGTATTTGGTATGGGGTGGATAGATTAGCCGAGAAATATGTCGCCACAGGTGGATATGTATTATTGGTGTCCGATAAAACTTTTTTTGCGTTCATATCTTTTTAATTCAGAATAATAAAAAAACGGGCTGATTGTTTTGCACATTCAGCCCTTCTTATTTCCTTTGTAGTTGTCATAATAAAACAATGAAATAAGATGAACAAAAGTACACATTTTATCGGACAGCCACTATATGTTCAACTGTTAAACTATTTTAATCGTGATAAAATTCTCTCTCTGAGCCAAGCTCAGGGAGGTGAACACTATATAAAGAAGTTTGATGCATGGCATCATCTTGTTGTCATGCTTTATGCAGTAATGCTGCGTTTAGACTCTCTGCGTGAGATAAAAGCCTCTCTCTTTGCTAATGTTAATCGCTTTAATCATCTTGGTTTAAAGCATTTCCCTTGTCGAAGTACCTTGTCAGATGCAAATAAACGCCGAGATTCCGAGATATTCGGTTCGATCTATATGAACCTATATGAGAAATACCGCCATGAGCTTTACTCGGACAGCCGAAATTGTGGACAGCCTAAATGGCTGAAGAATCTAAAGATAATAGATTCTACGACAATAAGTCTGTTTTCTAACTTGGTCTTTAAAGGTGTAGGACGTAATCCCAAAACTGGTAAGAAGAAGGGTGGAATAAAAGTACATACAGAGATATTTGCCAATGAGAATGTTCCAAGCGATATTAAGTTCACATCTGCAGCTAGTCATGATCAGTTTGCACTTATCCCAGAACGATACGCCAATGAGGACCTGATTGCTTTTGACCGAGCCTATATAAACTATGAAAAGTTCTCTGAACTGACGCAAAGAGGCGTTATATATGTAACTAAGATGAAAAATAATCTTAGCTTTGAAAGGATTGCTGATACAGATTACCAGATGACTACAGATTATGGAGCTGTACGCGTAGAAACCATTCTCTTCCATAAGCATACAAAGGAAAAAGATATTTACCATAAAGCAAGAAAAATCACATATCAGGATAAGACCAAGAAAGGGAAAATCAGATTCATATCTCTGCTGACCAATGATTTTCAGATGTCAGCAGAAGATATTATAGCTATCTATAAGAGACGATGGCAAATAGAAACCTTATTTAAACAAATAAAACAGAATTTCCCGCTAAGATACTTCTATGGAGAGAGTGCGAACGCTATAAAAATACAAATATGGATTACACTTATAGCCAATCTGCTTATAACCCTAGTGAAGAACAAAATAAAGAGACCTTGGAGTTTCTCAGGCTTGGCAACAATGATAAGAATTCTACTTATGAGTTATGTCTCAATACAGAGTTTCTTTGAACGGCCACATAGAGACTGGGATAGATTGATTACCCAGGTAAAAGCCCCACCAGAAGAGTTGTCATTATTCTAGTGGGGGGGCTTGGAATTTGAAATAAGAACAAATCATGCCTATTTCAGCAGGATTGAGAGAGGATATTGCAGTATATAGAGGTTTTATCGGACAGCAATAGATATGTATATACCTTGGATAATCCTGTGAGATTAATAGATCCGAATGGTAATTGGTCCTGGCCATGGGAACGAGGATCACTCATTGAATACCGTGGTAATGGGGTGTTTGGAATAAGAATAGAAAATTTTAGCAAAACTATGCAATCCAATTTCAAAAGAGCTAATAATAATCCTGATAATTGGAGACCAGGAGAACTTGGTATAAACACAGAAATCGGAAAAATTTCTGTTGACAATTATGCACATAAAAGTTTCACCATAGGGCGTAAACCAGCTGGTATAGACCCAAAAGATGGGAATGTAAGAATCAGGAGACCAATTGCGAAATCTACTGGCCAAGAAGATAGAAGATTCCATAGTTTTGACCCTATGCCTGTAAGAGGATCAGCTAAGGCTGTTGGAGCGATTGCCATACTAGACTTTGCAAATTATGCGGTAGATACATATATGACACTTTCGACCTTTTGGGATAGTAATGCATTTGACGATCAAATGGCCTCTTTCAGAAAAGCAATAAGAGCGGTAAATAGCCAAATGAATTCAATTCCCGATAATTACAGAAAGGACACTAATAAGATGGGCGCAATTCTAAATTATGTTTTTCAAGGAGAAAATACAACAAAAGATAAAAACATTGACAAAATAGGACAAAATATTTTATCAAAATCTGGGAGATATGATAGAACAAATAAGACTTACAAACCTTTTATTAAAAGGTAAAAAGCGTGCTTTCTTAACAGTGATTGTTATAATAGCAATCTTTTGTATTTTTACTATGGTCAAAAAGCATACTCCTCTGTATGATAATTTGCAAGGTGTATGTAATATAGATTTTAGCAAATCGTATTTCTGTCGTCAAACGGATTTTCATCCTTTAGAAAACAATATTTTCATTACTAAACAAAAGATTAGTCTTCCTGTTATAGTAACAGCCAATGATGATGTAAAAGGAAATTATAAAGAATTAGATAGACTAGAAGAAGAGGCTAAAGGAATCTGGAAAATAATTAGTGTTAATCCAGATTCCATTCAGATAGAAGTATCTAAAAGTATTCTAAATGGTAAATATTCTGTGATTTTTAAAAAGAATCAAAAAGAAAATGAAAAGTTAAACTATTATATAATCTTAAAAAATGATTCTACATATATGGTTTGTACTAAAGAAATTTTGAACTTTAAAAAGTAAAGTGATTAAAGATACACCTATCCGAGTGGTGAATGACTCGACGAATGAGACGAGAGAACTGTACTGGGACGAGGAGAACCAGCTGATGGTGCTCTCTGATAATGGCAAGACAAGTCGTTATACTTACAATGCTGCTGGCGAACGCATCATGAAGAGTTACGGAACGATGGAAGGTGTGTATATCAACGGTGCGCCGCAGGGAATAACCTTCCACGAGACGGATAACTTCACGCTCTACCCTGCTTCGATAATCAGCATTAACAAGAATCGCTTTACAAAGCATTACTTCCTTGGTGACAAACGAGTTGCTTCAAGGATAGGAACAGGTCTGTTTAACAACGTCTATGGGCGTAACGGTTCATACGTAACGGCTGGTCAGCAGGACTATGCAGAACGTATGAATCAGATTCAGACACAGAAGGAAGCATATTATAAGAAGGTGGGTGTAGCCCCTGGTGTACCGACAGAGAAGGGTGCGTATGGTGATCCGGAGAACACGGGTGTAGGGTATAATGCCGTCCTCACCGAACTCGGCAACCACGATGTGCCACAGGGTTGGATTCAGACTCCACGCCCCAACACCACACCGAATACTAACCCCGGTCCACCTGTAAGCTGGAATGACCCGAGTAACCCTGATGATCCACAGGCAGGTTATGGATATATTCCAAACGACACCACAAAGGAAGAGACCTTCTTCTATCATAGTGACCACCTCGGTAGTACATCTTACATCACAGATGATCATGCCAACATCACTCAGTATGATGCCTACCTGCCGTACGGTGAACTCCTTGTAGACGAGCACTCATCGAGTGAAGACTTACCTTATAAGTTCAATGGTAAACAGTTCGATGATGAGACTGGCCTGTACTATTATGGTGCAAGGTATATGAATCCTGTGGCAAGTATTTGGTATGGGGTGGATCCGTTGGCGGAGAAATACGTTTCAATCAGCCCTTATTCTTATTGTAAATCTTCTCCAATGAATTATATAGATGAAAAAGGACTTTACCCAAAAGGCATTGTCACAATTCACTATGAAAGGAGCATTGTAACAACAGCTCCAAGCATCACAGGTGCAACAATGAACGTCCCTACACAATATGTGTACTATAAATTTACAAAATCGGCAACTCATCTACTTTCTTTGGTTTCTGGAGTCCCTGAAAATTATATAAAGAATGTTAGGTTAGAAGAATTTAACCTTCAAAGAGAAAGTAATAGTATAACACTGGGTGATAGCCCTGAAAACACTCGCATGCTTGTGTCACCTGAATATTTCAATGAAGAAAATATTAGTAAAGAGCAATATTACGACTGGTGGTTTAAAGAGTTTTCACATGAAGTTGGTCACATAAAACAGATAAAAAGGGATGGGAGTGAAGGCCTATACCTGTTGAAGACCCTTTGGGGATATGTCTCGACCCTAAGCCACGATAAAGCCCCTCGTGAACGAGAGGCAGAAAAAGGCTCTGAAGTATTTGAGTCTTTTAGGGATTTTGTAAAATCTAAATTTCATGCAAATCTGAACAGATTATTTATCGGCAAAGGTTCAGAAGAAGAGAAGATTAAACAAATCGACAAGTGGTGGAACGCATATAAAGAACAAGAGAAATGAAGAAAATATATTCTGTTTGTATTTTTATGGTGTTGCCTTTCTTAATAGCTTGTAACGAGAATCATAGTTTCTCACTTGATGAGAGCCGGCAACTTTTGATAGTACATAACTTTTTACATATGGAAATAGAGTCTGACTGTCTAGATCCTAGCGAAAGTCATCTGTTCTTCATTACAAAGAAAAATGAATTTGACACTAGGAGTTGTGACACAATAAACTTTAGAAACGTATCGTCTGCATTATCTGTGGAGGAAATGAACAGTTATGGTATTACTAAAAATCTTCGGAGAATTAAATTCCGTCCCAATACAAGATATGTTGTAATCCATTCAGGAATGGGAGGTCAGGTGTATATCAAGGAATATTTCTGGGCAGATTCAAAGGGAAAATTAAGAAGAATTCGAAATCCAAAGTAGTGATTTGTACAAAGAGGTAAATAAGCATGTGTCGTAAAGTAACGATTAAGTAGTACCTACATGCGGCAGGGCAAATAGTTCGCCTTTCGGGCAATAAACAGGGACGACAGAGCGTTATTGTTGACAGGATAGGTTACGATAAGGAGGGTCATACGGTCTATACGAAGCTCGGTAATGGCACGGAGACCACCTATACATATGACAAGCAGCGTGAGCGGTTGCAGAACGCCAAGCTGACAATCGAGGGTCAGACTGTGATGGAGAACAGGTACCAGTATGATGCTGTGGATAATATCCTCGGTATTACGAATGCCGCCAACCCAACGTCGCTTACGAAACTCAACAAGGCGAAGCTGGGAGGAAGGAGTTCGCATACGTATGAGTATGACGAGCTGAACCGCCTTATTCATGCAAACGGTAAGGCAAAGCGTGCATCGTATGATATGGTGATGTCGTTCGGACGGATGAGTGAACCGCTGACAAAGGTGCAGAAGGTGGATTCAACGACAACTGCTAAGTCTTATAACTTCGCTTATAAATATGAGGACAGTAACCACCCGACGGCTCCAACACAGATTGGTCACGATCATTACACGTATGATGCCAACGGTAATCCTACACTGGTAACAAACGACTCTACGAACACTACCCGTGAGATGTATTGGGATGAGGATAACCGCCTGATGGTCTTAAGCGATAACGGCAAGACGAGTCGTTATACTTACAACGCTGCTGGTGAACGTATTATGAAGAGCTATGGAACAATGGAAGGTGTGTATATCAATGGTGCGCCACAGGGTATCACATTCCACGAGACGGATAACTTCACGCTTTATCCTGCAAGTATCCTCTCTGTTAACAAGAATAGATTCACGAAGCATTACTTCATTGGTGACAAACGAATCGCCAGCCGTATCGGTACAGGATTGTTCAATAACGTCTATGGACGCAACGGTTCATACGTAACGGCTGGTCAGCAGGACTATGCAGAACGTATGAATCAGATTCAGACACAGAAAGAGGCGTATTATAAGAAGGTGGGGGTAGCGCCTGGTGTACCTACAGAGAAGGGTGCGTATGGTGATCCGGAGAACACGGGTGTTGGTTATAATGCCGTTCTCACAGAACTCGGTAACCATGATGTGCCACAGGGTTGGATTCAGACTCCACATCCTAACACCACACCAGGTACCAACCCCGGTGCTCCAGTTTCATGGAACGACCCGAGTAACCCTGATGACCCGCAGGCTGGTTATGGCTATGTTCCTAATGATACTACACGTGAAGAAACCTTCTTCTATCACAGTGACCACCTCGGTAGTACATCTTACATCACAGATGATAAAGCCAACATCACGCAGTATGATGCTTACCTACCGTACGGCGAACTGTTAGTTGATGAGCATAATAGCAGTGAAGAACTGCCATATAAGTTCAATGGTAAACAGTTCGATGATGAGACTGGCCTGTACTATTACGGTGCAAGGTACTTGAACCCTGTTACCTGTCTGTGGTATGGGGTGGATCCGCTGGCAGAGAAGTATAAAGAAATAGGTTCTTATGTTTATTGTGCAGACAATCCAATAAATTTATTTGATCCTGATGGTCAGAAGTTTATATACAATGCTCAAGGAAAATTCTTAAGGAAAGAAGGAAAAGATAATCTTGTATATATTGAACGAGATGGTAAATTGACTCAGTTAATTGATCATGGAAATGGTATGACAGATGAACAGTTTAATATTGCTGCTCATATTGTAGATGTAGAATCGAGTGATGCCCCAAATGAAAGCTTGTGGATTGCACATGCAGCTAATAATGCAGTTGATGATAAAGATGTGAATTACGCACATGTAAGAGTAAAAGGAGGGCCTAGAGTAAAGAACCATTCTTTATATGAACAACTGAATGATCAAAATTATTCGACTACTCCTGCATCAGCAAGAGTTGCTTATGATAAAGATTATCTTACAAGTTCTACAAGAACTACTGCAAGAGCAGGTATAATAGATGCATTACAATCAGATATTGATCCAACTCATGGTGCAACGTTGTGGGACGGAACAGATTTTGCAACTAAAGGGCTTAGCCATCCAAAATTTAGACAGTATAATAAAATAACAATACCAGATAATATCAGAAAAGATTATGTTTATCGAAATGAAAGCTATTTACAGAGGATAAAATCAAAGATGCGGGTGTCACCCGTTTTTGAGAGGAATGGAATTTTTATTCATGATGGCAAAAGTACAGCAAAATTCTCTCTAATAGCGACAGGTTCATTTGGTAGAACTATATTTTGGCATAAAAAATAATTTTATATGAAAAAGTTTATTCTTATTTTATTCATTATTATTTTTTCAGCTCCTAGTATAAATGGGAAAGCTCAAAGAAAATGGCAAGGATATTTAATTCCACAAGAGTATGTTATTGTTGATAGCCTTACCTTAAATGGACAGAATACCCAAATAGCTATATTTAGCCCTTATAGTATGACAGCTGACGGTTGTGAAAAATACGTTGATAAAGGGGAAAATAGGATTCTTTTGATTAAGCGTGATTCTCACTTTTATAGATTTGATAATGTTATATCTAATGACGTTTATGGTTATATTGATGGGAACGAAAGTCTTAAAGAAAATGGGAATGGATTTGAATTGTGGTTTGAAAAAGGGCAGAGTTGTACTTTTGAGTATCACATTTATATTGGATTTTTTAATTCAAAAATTAAAATAACGCACATTACATTAATTACTTTATGTAATAATAAAAAGAAGGTAAAAAATATAAGATATAAAAACTTTTTACTTAAGAATTTTCATCGGAATTTAATCGATAAATTAAAAAATAAATATAGCATGTAATCTATTAGAAAGATATTTATCTTATGATCATATGCTATACTGGGATGAGGAGAACCGCCTGATGGTGTTGAAAGACAACAACGGCATCAACCGCTATACCTACAATGCTGCTGGTGAACGCATCATGAAGAGTTACGGTACGATGGAGGGTGTGTATATCAATGGTGCGCCGCAGGGAATCACGTTCCACGAGACGGATAACTTCACGCTCTACCCTGCTTCGATAATCAGCATCAACAAGAACCGCTTCACAAAACATTACTTCCTTGGTGACAAACGAGTTGCTTCAAGAATAGGAACAGGTCTGTTTAACAACGTTTATGGAAGAAACGGCTCATACGTAACCGCTGGTCAGCAGGACTATGCTGAACGTATGAATCAGATTCAGAAGCAGAAAGAAGCGTACTATAAGCAGCAGGGCATTGCTCCTAGTGTACCTACCATGAAGGGCGCGTATGGTGATCCGGAGAATACAAAACGAGGGTATAACTCTATCATTGACACACTCGGTAATCATGATGTGCCACAGGGTTGGATTCAGACTCCACGCCCCAACACCACACCGAATACCAACCCCGGTCCACCTGTAAGCTGGAATGACCCAAGCAACCCTGATGATCCACAGGCTGGTTATGGTTATATTCCTAATGATACCACAAAGGAAGAAACCTTCTTCTATCACAGTAATCACCTCGGCTCAACGTCTTATATCACAGATGATAAGGTCAACATCACCCAGTATGATGCTTACCTACCATACGGTGAACTCCTTGTAGACGAGCACTCATCGAGTGAAGACTTACCGTATAAGTTCAATGGTAAGCAGTTTGACGAGGAAACTGGCTTGTACTATTACGGTGCAAGGTACTTGAATCCTATGGCAAGTATTTGGTATGGGGTGGATCCGTTGGCAGAGAAGTATAAATCTATAGGGGCTTATGTCTATTGTAGTGCTAATCCTATTAGATTGATTGATTCAGATGGGAAAAAGATTTTATTTGTAAATGGTTATTGGAATAGCTTTATAGGTGGGCTTATTGGTAGTAGCTCTGCTGGAGCAAATTATTGGGGAGACGGATTTACAGTAGCTGCTAAATCCTTTTTTAAAGATTATTCTCCTATTAATTCTACAAATTTTATTGATGGATCGTCCTTATGGGGAGGAGATATGAGTGGGAGTGATCGCTATGCTGCAGGATATAAAT
The nucleotide sequence above comes from Prevotella melaninogenica ATCC 25845. Encoded proteins:
- a CDS encoding RHS repeat domain-containing protein, yielding MLKDNNGINRYTYNAAGERIMKSYGTMEGVYINGAPQGITFHETDNFTLYPASIISINKNRFTKHYFLGDKRVASRIGTGLFNNVYGRNGSYVTAGQQDYAERMNQIQKQKEAYYKQQGIAPSVPTMKGAYGDPENTKRGYNSIIDTLGNHDVPQGWIQTPRPNTTPNTNPGPPVSWNDPSNPDDPQAGYGYIPNDTTKEETFFYHSNHLGSTSYITDDKVNITQYDAYLPYGELLVDEHSSSEDLPYKFNGKQFDEETGLYYYGARYLNPMASIWYGVDPLAEKYKSIGAYVYCSANPIRLIDSDGKKILFVNGYWNSFIGGLIGSSSAGANYWGDGFTVAAKSFFKDYSPINSTNFIDGSSLWGGDMSGSDRYAAGYKFAKDNLNRLTSGMKKGESFKMVTHSEGSAYGAGVAQYLLDAGYKVTTILHLSSDEGDEFSTPKTPYTLQLSYEGDWVTGNKTIKNVDKVGEIKKGNLSWDTVHGTTKNKNIFNAAKDLKKVTLQLNIGEIDGKLSSWYNQENAKKTNFYSVNGIILNNLDGTKKR
- a CDS encoding RHS repeat domain-containing protein, giving the protein MIKDTPIRVVNDSTNETRELYWDEENQLMVLSDNGKTSRYTYNAAGERIMKSYGTMEGVYINGAPQGITFHETDNFTLYPASIISINKNRFTKHYFLGDKRVASRIGTGLFNNVYGRNGSYVTAGQQDYAERMNQIQTQKEAYYKKVGVAPGVPTEKGAYGDPENTGVGYNAVLTELGNHDVPQGWIQTPRPNTTPNTNPGPPVSWNDPSNPDDPQAGYGYIPNDTTKEETFFYHSDHLGSTSYITDDHANITQYDAYLPYGELLVDEHSSSEDLPYKFNGKQFDDETGLYYYGARYMNPVASIWYGVDPLAEKYVSISPYSYCKSSPMNYIDEKGLYPKGIVTIHYERSIVTTAPSITGATMNVPTQYVYYKFTKSATHLLSLVSGVPENYIKNVRLEEFNLQRESNSITLGDSPENTRMLVSPEYFNEENISKEQYYDWWFKEFSHEVGHIKQIKRDGSEGLYLLKTLWGYVSTLSHDKAPREREAEKGSEVFESFRDFVKSKFHANLNRLFIGKGSEEEKIKQIDKWWNAYKEQEK
- a CDS encoding IS4 family transposase, with the translated sequence MNKSTHFIGQPLYVQLLNYFNRDKILSLSQAQGGEHYIKKFDAWHHLVVMLYAVMLRLDSLREIKASLFANVNRFNHLGLKHFPCRSTLSDANKRRDSEIFGSIYMNLYEKYRHELYSDSRNCGQPKWLKNLKIIDSTTISLFSNLVFKGVGRNPKTGKKKGGIKVHTEIFANENVPSDIKFTSAASHDQFALIPERYANEDLIAFDRAYINYEKFSELTQRGVIYVTKMKNNLSFERIADTDYQMTTDYGAVRVETILFHKHTKEKDIYHKARKITYQDKTKKGKIRFISLLTNDFQMSAEDIIAIYKRRWQIETLFKQIKQNFPLRYFYGESANAIKIQIWITLIANLLITLVKNKIKRPWSFSGLATMIRILLMSYVSIQSFFERPHRDWDRLITQVKAPPEELSLF
- a CDS encoding RHS repeat-associated core domain-containing protein, producing MVMSFGRMSEPLTKVQKVDSTTTAKSYNFAYKYEDSNHPTAPTQIGHDHYTYDANGNPTLVTNDSTNTTREMYWDEDNRLMVLSDNGKTSRYTYNAAGERIMKSYGTMEGVYINGAPQGITFHETDNFTLYPASILSVNKNRFTKHYFIGDKRIASRIGTGLFNNVYGRNGSYVTAGQQDYAERMNQIQTQKEAYYKKVGVAPGVPTEKGAYGDPENTGVGYNAVLTELGNHDVPQGWIQTPHPNTTPGTNPGAPVSWNDPSNPDDPQAGYGYVPNDTTREETFFYHSDHLGSTSYITDDKANITQYDAYLPYGELLVDEHNSSEELPYKFNGKQFDDETGLYYYGARYLNPVTCLWYGVDPLAEKYKEIGSYVYCADNPINLFDPDGQKFIYNAQGKFLRKEGKDNLVYIERDGKLTQLIDHGNGMTDEQFNIAAHIVDVESSDAPNESLWIAHAANNAVDDKDVNYAHVRVKGGPRVKNHSLYEQLNDQNYSTTPASARVAYDKDYLTSSTRTTARAGIIDALQSDIDPTHGATLWDGTDFATKGLSHPKFRQYNKITIPDNIRKDYVYRNESYLQRIKSKMRVSPVFERNGIFIHDGKSTAKFSLIATGSFGRTIFWHKK